Within Streptomyces roseirectus, the genomic segment GGACAGCAACGGTTTCTGCAGGAGGGCACCGCGTGGCAGCGCAACGGGGATGGGCACGACGGCTGGCGGGGTACGCCTGGCGGTATCCGAAGGACACGGTCCTGGCTCTCGGCTCGTCCCTCGTGGGTATGGCGGTGATGGCGCTCGTCCCGCTGATCACGAAGGTGATCATCGACGACGTCATCGGTGATCATTCCCGCTCCATGGCCCCCTGGGCGGGCGCCCTCCTCGGGGCGGCTCTCCTGGTGTACGTGATGACGTACATACGCAGGTACTACGGGGGCCGCCTCGCCCTCGACGTCCAGCACGACCTGCGCACCGAGATGTACGGGACGATCACCCGGCTCGACGGCCGCCGCCAGGACGAGCTGTCCACCGGCCAGGTCGTCGGCCGCGCGACCAGCGACCTCCAGCTCATCCAGGGTCTGCTGTTCATGCTGCCGATGACGATCGGCAACATCGCCCTGTTCGTGGTCTCCCTCGTCGTCATGGCGTGGCTGTCCCTCCCGCTCACCCTGGTCGCCCTCGCCGTCGGCCCCGCGCTGATCTGGATCGCCCGGCTCAGCCGCACCCGCCTCCACCCCGCGACCTGGTACGCGCAGGCGCAGGCCGCCGCCGTCGCCGGGGTCGTCGACGGCGCCGTCAGCGGTGTCCGCGTCGTCAAGGGGTTCGGGCAGGAGGAGCAGGAGACCGGCAAGCTGCGCGAGGTCGGGCGGCGGCTGTTCGCCGGGCGGCTGCGCACGATCCGGCTCAACTCGCTCTACACGCCCGCCCTCCAGGCCGTCCCCGCGCTCGGCCAGGTCGCCATGCTGGCGCTCGGCGGCTGGCTCGCCGTACGCGGCCACATCACCCTCGGCACGTTCGTCGCGTTCTCCACCTACCTCGCCCAACTCGTGGGCCCCGTCAAGATGCTGGCGATGGTCCTCACCGTCGGCCAGCAGGCCCGCGCCGGCACCGAGCGCGTCCTCGAACTCATCGACACCGAGCCCGTGTCGCGCGAGGGCACCAAGCAACTGCCCGCCGACGCACCGGCGACCGTCGAGTTCGACGACGTCACCTTCGGCTACACCGACGACCGCCCCGTCCTCGACGGCCTCAGCTTCGAGATCCGCCCCGGCGAAACCCTGGCCGTCGTCGGCGCCTCCGGCTCCGGGAAGTCCACCCTCGCGCAGCTCCTGCCGCGCTTCTACGACGTCACCCGGGGCGCCGTCCTGATCGGCGGCCACGACGTCCGCGAGCTGACCTACGACTCCCTGCGCAATGCCATAGGACTAGTACCCGAGGACTCCTTCCTCTTCTCCGAGACCGTCCGGTACAACATCGCCTACGGCCGCCCCGACGCCACCGACGCCGAGATCGAGGCCGCCGCTCGCGCCGCACAGGCCGACCGATTCATCGCCGAGCTACCCCAGGGGTATGACACGAAGGTCGGCGAGCACGGCCTCACCCTCTCCGGCGGCCAGCGCCAGCGCGTCGCCCTCGCCCGCGCGATCCTCACCGACCCCCGGCTCCTGGTCCTCGACGACGCGACGTCCGCCGTCGACGCCCGCGTCGAGCACGAGATCCACGAGGCGCTGAAGGAGGTCATGCGCGGCCGGACGACCCTGCTGATCGCCCACCGCCGCTCGACCCTCAACCTGGCCGACCGCATCGCCGTGCTGGACGCCGGACGCCTCGCCGACCTCGGCACGCACGACGAGCTGGAACGCCGATCCCCACTCTACCGGCGCCTGTTGACCGACCCGGACGGCCTCGGCGGCGTCAGCCCCGGCCACGCCCGCCCGGCCGGACCCGCCGAGGACACGACCGTCCGCGACGAACTGGACGCCGAGTTCGACGCCGAACGCGGCATCACGCCCCGCCTGTGGGCCGCTCCCCGCGCCACCCGCGACACCGCCCTCGCCGGCACCCCCTCGACGCCCGAACTCCTCGCCCAGGTCGAGGCGTTGCCCCCGGCGACCGACACCCCCGGCATCGACGAGGCGCGCGCCGTCACCCCGGAGGAGTCGTACGGGCTGCGCCGGCTGCTGCGCGGCTTCCGCACGCCGCTGCTCATCAGCCTCGGCCTCGTCGCCGTCGACGCGGGCGTCGGCCTGCTGCTGCCGGTCCTCATCCGGCACGGCATCGACAGCGGCGTCTCCGAGGCCGCGCTCGGCGCCGTGTGGGCGGCGTCGCTGCTCGCCCTGCTCGCCGTCCTCGTGCAGTGGGCGGCGCAGATCGGCGAGACGCGCACCACCGGGCGGACCGGTGAACGCGTCCTCTACACCCTGCGGTTGAAGATCTTCGCCCAGCTCCAGCGGCTCGGACTCGACTACTACGAACGGGAGTTGACCGGCCGGATCATGACCCGGATGACGACGGACGTGGACGCGCTGTCGACGTTCCTGCAGACCGGACTCGTCACCGCGTTCGTCTCCGTCGTCACCTTCTTCGGGATCATGGTCGCCCTCGTCGTCATCGACGTGCAGCTCGCGCTCGTCGTCTTCGTGACCCTTCCCCCGTTGGTGGTAGCCACGTACTACTTCAGGCGGGCGAGCGTACGCGCCTACGAGCTGGCCCGGGAGCGGATCTCCACCGTGAACGCCGACCTCCAGGAGACGGTGGCGGGCCTCAGGATCGTCCAGGCGTTCGGGCGCGAGCGCGACGGCATGGTCCGGTTCGCGGCCGGCAGCACCGCCTACCGCGAGGCCCGGGTGCACGGGCAGTGGCTCATCTCGGTCTACTTCCCGTTCGTGCAGTTCCTGTCGTCCGCCGCTGCCGCCGCCGTGCTGATCGTGGGCGCGGGCCGGGTCGAGGCGGCGACGCTGACGACGGGCGCGCTGGTCGCCTACCTGCTCTACATCGAGCTGTTCTTCGCCCCCGTGCAGCAGCTCTCCCAGGTCTTCGACGGCTACCAGCAGGCGGCCGTCTCGCTCGGCCGTATCCAGGAACTGCTCCAGGAACCGACGTCCACGAAGTCCGCCGACGAACCCCTCGACGTCCTCTCGCTGCGCGGCGACATCACCTTCGAGGACGTCCACTTCGCCTACACCGACGACGAAGAGGCCCTGGGCGGCGTCTCGTTGAGGATCCCGGCGGGGCAGACCGTCGCGTTCGTCGGCGAGACCGGCGCGGGCAAGTCGACCCTGGTCAAGCTCGTGGCGCGGTTCTACGACCCGACCTCGGGGCGGGTCCTGGCCGACGGCACCGACCTGCGCGACCTCGACCTCACGTCGTACCGCCATCACCTCGGAGTGGTACCCCAGGAGGCGTACC encodes:
- a CDS encoding ABC transporter ATP-binding protein is translated as MAAQRGWARRLAGYAWRYPKDTVLALGSSLVGMAVMALVPLITKVIIDDVIGDHSRSMAPWAGALLGAALLVYVMTYIRRYYGGRLALDVQHDLRTEMYGTITRLDGRRQDELSTGQVVGRATSDLQLIQGLLFMLPMTIGNIALFVVSLVVMAWLSLPLTLVALAVGPALIWIARLSRTRLHPATWYAQAQAAAVAGVVDGAVSGVRVVKGFGQEEQETGKLREVGRRLFAGRLRTIRLNSLYTPALQAVPALGQVAMLALGGWLAVRGHITLGTFVAFSTYLAQLVGPVKMLAMVLTVGQQARAGTERVLELIDTEPVSREGTKQLPADAPATVEFDDVTFGYTDDRPVLDGLSFEIRPGETLAVVGASGSGKSTLAQLLPRFYDVTRGAVLIGGHDVRELTYDSLRNAIGLVPEDSFLFSETVRYNIAYGRPDATDAEIEAAARAAQADRFIAELPQGYDTKVGEHGLTLSGGQRQRVALARAILTDPRLLVLDDATSAVDARVEHEIHEALKEVMRGRTTLLIAHRRSTLNLADRIAVLDAGRLADLGTHDELERRSPLYRRLLTDPDGLGGVSPGHARPAGPAEDTTVRDELDAEFDAERGITPRLWAAPRATRDTALAGTPSTPELLAQVEALPPATDTPGIDEARAVTPEESYGLRRLLRGFRTPLLISLGLVAVDAGVGLLLPVLIRHGIDSGVSEAALGAVWAASLLALLAVLVQWAAQIGETRTTGRTGERVLYTLRLKIFAQLQRLGLDYYERELTGRIMTRMTTDVDALSTFLQTGLVTAFVSVVTFFGIMVALVVIDVQLALVVFVTLPPLVVATYYFRRASVRAYELARERISTVNADLQETVAGLRIVQAFGRERDGMVRFAAGSTAYREARVHGQWLISVYFPFVQFLSSAAAAAVLIVGAGRVEAATLTTGALVAYLLYIELFFAPVQQLSQVFDGYQQAAVSLGRIQELLQEPTSTKSADEPLDVLSLRGDITFEDVHFAYTDDEEALGGVSLRIPAGQTVAFVGETGAGKSTLVKLVARFYDPTSGRVLADGTDLRDLDLTSYRHHLGVVPQEAYLFQGTVRDAIAYGRPAATDAEVEAAARAVGAHEMIATLENGYLHEVAERGRNLSAGQRQLIALARAELVDPDVLLLDEATAALDLATEAQVNQATERLAGRRTTLVVAHRLTTAARADRVVVMADGRVAEDGTHEELLARGGRYAALWRTFVGEPVDVVPS